The Brassica oleracea var. oleracea cultivar TO1000 chromosome C6, BOL, whole genome shotgun sequence genome includes a region encoding these proteins:
- the LOC106296598 gene encoding LOW QUALITY PROTEIN: vacuolar protein sorting-associated protein 45 homolog (The sequence of the model RefSeq protein was modified relative to this genomic sequence to represent the inferred CDS: inserted 3 bases in 2 codons; substituted 1 base at 1 genomic stop codon), whose protein sequence is MASNHLYMIPAVVDPSGLQRYSDRVVDGIAAVFLALKRRPVIRYQRTYDTAKRIAHETAKLMYQHESGLFDFRRTESSPLLLVIDRRDDXPLLNQWTCQAMVHELIGLQDNKVDLRAIGSLSKDQQVEVVLSSEQDAFFKSNMYENFGDIGMNIKRMVDDFQQVAKSNQNIQTVEDMARFVDNYPEYKKMQGNVSKHVTLVTEMSKLVEARKLMLVSQTEQDLACNGXQGAAYEAVTDLLNNENVSEIDRLRLGMLYALRYEKENPVQLMQLFNKLASRSPKYKPGLVQFLLKQASVEKRTGDLFGNRDLMNIARNMARGLKGVENVYTQHQPLLFQTMESRTRGRLRDVDXPFAGDHFQHGLPQEVVIFMVGGTTHEESRSVALQNATNSGIRFILGGTAVLNSKRFLMDLEEAQRISRSGSHMV, encoded by the exons ATGGCATCAAACCACCTATATATGATCCCAGCAGTTGTCGATCCCTCTGGTTTGCAACGCTACTCGGATCGGGTTGTTGATGGAATTGCGGCGGTGTTTCTGGCTTTGAAACGTAGACCTGTCATCAGATACCAGAGGACCTATGATACTGCAAAAAGGATTGCACACGAAACAGCG AAATTGATGTATCAGCACGAAAGCGGTCTTTTCGATTTTAGACGGACTGAAAGCTCTCCGTTGCTGCTTGTAATTGACAGAAGAGATGA CCCATTGCTCAATCAGTGGACATGTCAG GCGATGGTGCATGAACTCATAGGACTTCAGGATAATAAAGTAGACTTGAGAGCTATTGGAAGTCTTTCAAAAGATCAGCAAGTT GAGGTGGTTTTATCATCAGAACAAGATGCATTCTTCAAATCTAACATGTATGAAAATTTTGGGGATATCGGAATGAACATCAAGCGAATGGTGGATGACTTTCAGCAGGTGGCAAAGAGTAACCAAAATATCCAGACAGTAG AGGACATGGCCAGATTTGTTGACAATTACCCTGAGTACAAAAAAATGCAAGGCAACGTGTCAAAGCATGTAACCCTGGTTACTGAAATGAGCAAGCTAGTTGAAGCAAGGAAACTGATGCTGGTTTCACAAACAGAGCAGGATTTGGCTTGCAATG GCCAAGGAGCTGCATATGAG GCAGTTACTGATCTCTTAAATAACGAAAATGTGTCTGAAATCGACCGGCTACGTTTGGGAATGCTGTATGCTCTGCGCTATGAGAAAGAGAATCCCGTTCAGTTGATGCAACTGTTCAACAAATTGGCTTCAAGGTCTCCTAAGTACAAACCAGGG CTTGTTCAGTTTCTATTGAAGCAAGCCAGTGTGGAGAAGCGTACTGGTGATCTATTTGGAAACAGAGATCTTATGAATATAGCACGCAACATGGCTCGTGGACTTAAG GGGGTTGAGAATGTGTACACTCAACACCAGCCTCTTCTGTTTCAAACAATGGAGAGCAGAACCAGAGGGAGATTACGAGATGTGGACTAACCTTTTGCTGGAGATCATTTTCAACACGGACT GCCACAAGAGGTGGTGATATTCATGGTTGGTGGAACAACGCACGAGGAATCACGCTCTGTTGCTCTTCAAAATGCCACCAACTCTGGCATTCGGTTTATTCTCGGCGGCACCGCAGTGCTTAATTCCAAAAG ATTTCTAATGGACTTGGAAGAAGCACAAAGGATATCAAGATCAGGTAGCCATATGGTGTGA
- the LOC106298631 gene encoding alcohol dehydrogenase class-P-like: MSTAGHFIRCLAAVAWEAGKPLVMEEVEVAPPQKHEVRIKVHFTSLCHTDVCFWEAKGQTPLFPRIFGHEAGGVVESVGEGVTDLQSGDHVLTIFTGECGNCRHCHSEESNMCDLLRINTERGGMIHDGESRFSSNGKPIHHFLGTSTFSEFTVVHSGQVAKINPEAPLDKVCIVSCGLSTGLGATLNVAKPKRGQSVAIFGLGAVGLAAAEGARISGAGRIIGVDLNPNRFEEAKKFGVTDFVNPREHDKPVQQVIIEMTDGGVDRSVECTGSVQVMIQAFECVHEGWGVAVLVGVPRQDDAFRTHPMNFLNERTLKGSFFGNYKPKTDIPGVVEKYMNKELDLDKFITHAVPFSKINEAFDYMSKGECIRCVIDMGA; the protein is encoded by the exons ATGTCTACGGCTGGTCACTTTATTCGATGCCTAG CTGCTGTGGCATGGGAAGCCGGAAAGCCACTGGTGATGGAGGAAGTAGAGGTTGCTCCACCGCAGAAACATGAAGTTCGTATCAAGGTTCACTTCACTTCTCTCTGTCACACCGATGTTTGCTTCTGGGAAGCAAAG GGACAAACGCCGTTGTTTCCACGTATCTTCGGTCATGAAGCTGGAGG GGTTGTGGAGAGTGTTGGAGAAGGAGTGACTGATCTTCAATCAGGAGATCACGTTTTGACCATCTTCACCGGCGAATGTGGCAATTGCCGTCACTGCCACTCTGAGGAATCCAACATGTGTGATCTCCTCAGGATCAACACCGAGCGAGGCGGCATGATTCACGACGGTGAATCAAGATTCTCCAGCAATGGCAAACCCATTCACCACTTCCTCGGAACCTCCACGTTCAGTGAGTTCACTGTGGTACACTCCGGTCAGGTGGCTAAGATCAACCCTGAAGCTCCTCTTGACAAAGTATGCATCGTTAGTTGCGGTTTATCCACTGGGCTAGGAGCAACTTTGAACGTGGCTAAACCAAAAAGAGGTCAAAGTGTTGCGATTTTCGGTCTTGGTGCTGTTGGTTTAGCCGCAGCAGAAGGTGCTAGAATCTCTGGTGCTGGTAGGATCATTGGTGTTGATCTCAACCCCAATAGATTCGAGGAAG CTAAGAAATTCGGTGTGACCGATTTTGTGAACCCTAGAGAGCATGACAAGCCAGTTCAGCAAGTTATCATTGAGATGACAGATGGTGGAGTGGACCGGAGTGTGGAGTGTACAGGAAGCGTTCAAGTCATGATTCAAGCATTTGAATGCGTTCATGAG GGTTGGGGTGTTGCGGTGCTGGTTGGTGTACCAAGACAAGACGATGCCTTCAGGACTCATCCCATGAATTTTCTGAACGAGAGGACACTCAAGGGTTCTTTCTTTGGTAACTACAAACCTAAAACCGACATTCCCGGGGTCGTTGAGAAGTACATGAACAAG GAGCTGGATCTTGACAAGTTCATCACTCACGCGGTGCCATTCTCGAAGATCAACGAGGCCTTTGATTACATGTCCAAGGGAGAGTGTATCCGTTGCGTCATCGACATGGGTGCTTGA